The following is a genomic window from Jannaschia sp. M317.
CGACGACAGGCGGGCATTTTCTACAGGCGGCACCAGGTCTTTAAGAAGAGCACCGTTGCGATAGATGGAGTGTCGGCTTCCGGCATCCTCACTCGGCCACAGAACCTCGTACAGCATGCCTTCGACATCGACTGCGGCGTATCGCATGGTCGGGCGTCCAACTGCCGTTCCATCCGGAAGCATTGTCTCGTCCCATAGAATGCTGAGCCGCTCGCCGCCCTGCAAATCCCGTCGCATATCCACGAACCCATCAAGGATCCTCCCAAGGTCATTCGCGAAACCGGTCGGGACGCCAGCACGATCCAGAGAGGCGTAAATCGACCCTTCGACTTCCAGCGCACCGGCGCGGGCGACCTGCTCCGCTTCCGGCTCGATTGTCCGGGCAGAGACCGTCGATCCAAGCGTGACCTCGATCGTTTTGCCTTCGCCGACGGCCAACTCGACCGATACGGGAACGGGTGTCGATCCGTAGAGCACTCGCAATTCGTACCCTGGCTTGAGCTTACGCAGGTCATACTCTGACGCGAGCGCATCCGTGATTGCCGACTTCATAGGGCTATCCACACCTGCTGCTTCAAGCATCGAGCCGAGCGTATCTCCTGGGTCGAGGGTCTTGGACCAGGGGGGGAGAGCGAGTGCGGCTCTGATCGCCTCAAGACTACTCGGTATGTCAGGCAGGTCGAGATATGGTTGCAGGGTCACTGGCCGGGTCTCCGCCATTGCGACAGCGACCTTCGGAGCAGCTGGTTCGGCGGGAGCGGCGAGGCTTGTCGGCGCCGCGCTCAAAATCCGTGGCGGCTCCGCCATAGGCATCCGCCAAGCCGTCGTGCCGCCGACAGTCATGATCGACGCCAGTCCCAGAAGGCCCATTGTTCCAATTTTGTTCATTGCCCTGCCTCTTCATTCTGAAACGCTCGCCGTATTTTTGGCAATGCGAAGTCCCTCGGTTCGTGATAGTCGATAGCCGTCACGAAACGTCCTGTCGCGTCGAATAGGAAGACGCCTGCCGTATGGTCCATCGTGTAGTCTTCCTCCAGCGGGACCTTTCGATATCCTACGCGGAATCCCGCCGCGGCCTTCGCTGTCTCCGGGGGCGTGCCGGTCCAGCCTTGGATCGCCGAGTGGAAGAACCCGACATATTCTGAAAGGATCTCCACCGTGTCCCGTTCCGGATCGACCGTGATCAGAACGGGCGTGATCCGCTCTGCATCTGTGCCCAGCTCGTCGAGCCAGCCCGAAATATCCGACAGCGTCGTCGGACAGATCTCGGGACAATGGGTGAAGCCGAAGAACACGAGTGCCGGCTTGCCGGCCAAGGTATCCGGGCCGACGTTGCGGCCCGATTGGTCGGTCAAGGTGAATGACATCTCGGTCAGCGGCAAAGGCCGGGGATCGTCCGTCTGAGCTTGGTCTGCTCCGGGGCCATCGACCTGCCACCAGCCAAGCAGCAGAGCGAAGACCAGCGCAGCGACGACGGCGCCCGAGGCGAGAAAAGTCCGACGCATTCCCGGTCGCTCAATCGGTCGTAGCCGCGACTTCAGCCTCGACCATCGCAATGAGTTGTGCGGCCCCGAACTCGGGCAGCGGCTTTCCGTTCACGAAGAAGGTCGGTGTTCCGCGGATGCCGACCGCCTCGACGTCGGCACGGTCTTGGTTGAGCACGCCGATCACGTCGGGCGCGCGCATCTGCGTCTCAGCTGCCTCGGCGTCGAGACCGGCAGCGACGGCGACCTCCATGATGAGAGCAATGTTGGCACCTCCATGCGACGCCCATCGGGGCTGTGCCTCCAGCAGGGCGTCCATGACGGGAAGAAACACGCCCTGCATACGGGCAGCCTCGAGCACCTTGACGGCCACCTCGGAGGCCTCGCCGTGGAATGGCGTGTAACGGACGACGACCCGAACATCGTCTGGGTGGTCCTCGAGAATGCCTTTTACGATAGGATGGAAGCGGCGGCAGGCCTCACAGGCCGGATCGAAGAATTCGACGATGGTCACGGGCGCGTCTTCGCGCCCCAAGATCGGCGAATGGCCCCGCACCAGCGCGTCCTGCGCCTGGACTGGCTCCGCTGTCGCGATAGCGGCCGTGTCCGGGCGGCCCATGTACCAAGTGCCACCGGCGAAGAGCGTTAAGGCAACGGCGAGGATGGCAAGGAGTGTGGTCTTGGTGGTCATGTGGCAATCCGTCGAAGAGGCAGGAGAAAGAAGCCGATCGCGGCAAAGGCACCGAGCGCCATCATCGGGATCGGGAGGCCGAGAAAGAGCATCCCATCATCGGTGCAGGACGGTCCGGTATCGGAACAAGGCGTGATCGGCGCGGGCACAAGCCCGACGTAGAGGGCCATGTGGTAACCCGCGATCAGGACACCCCCTGCCGCAAGCGGCAAGGCATAGACCCAAACTTTCGTATCTTCTCGCCAGACGGCGACCCCGAGCACGATCGCGAGCGGGAACATGAAGGCGCGCTGATACCAGCAGAGAGTACAGGGCATCTGTCCCAGAACCTCGCCTATGAAAAGCACAGCCAGCGACGATCCTAGGGCCAAGACCCAAGCGATTAGGAGATAGCGCGTCGCAGTGCCATCCAGCGCGCTACCGGTCGATATGACGGTCATTTCTAAATCCTTCCCCGCAAGTCGTCAGCAACCTCGGAGGGTGTGGCGTTACGGTCGAAGGTGCGCACGAAGACACCTTCATCATCGAAGAGCAGCAAATTTGGCGCGTGCCCCATCGTATAGCCGTCGGGCGCACCTTCGTCCTCGACGCGCTCGTAGTAGATCTTGAAAGCGCCAGCCGTCCGTTCAAGTTGCGTGTCCGTGCCGCCCAGTCCCACGATGGCGGGGTCGAAGAAGGCGAGGTATTCCTTCAGGCGCGATGGCGTGTCGCGCGACGGGTCGACGGTGACGAAGATCGGCTGGACCTGTTCACGATCCGCGCCGAGATTGTCCATCGCGGCCGAGATTGTGGCCAGGCCTGTCGGGCAGATATCCGGGCAGTTGGTGAAGCCAAAGAAGATCAACATCCAGCGCCCACGGAATTCGTCCCGAGTCTGCACCATGCCATTTTGGTCGGTGAGTTCGAACCGCGCCTGCACGCCGTCCGCCTCGGGCGCGACGAGGAACGGGATCGAGGTCACGCGAGATGGTGCGAGTGCCAGAAAACCGACGCCAACGAGAGCGACGGCCACGGCAGTCCACAACACCAGTCTCAGCTTCGACATTTCTCGAAATAGCCCTCACGATCGCATAAGACTGGAGATGCGATCTCTAGTAGGTAGAGGTTCAAGCGCTAAATCTTCGCGTTAGATCACGAGACCGTGAATCGCCGGACCTTCAATCACTTCAGGTATCACTCTAAAACCTCTGAAGCTTGAAGGTTTAGGAGGACACATGCTGACCATTGGAGATCTGTCGCGCCGGACCGGAACGAAGGTCCAGACGATCCGGTACTACGAAAAGATCGGAATCATGCCCGAACCCGGTCGCACTGAGGGGAACCAGCGGCGCTATGGATCCGATGAGCTCGACCGACTGTCGTTCATACGACATGCCCGGCAGCTTGGGTTTTCCTTAGACGCGATCCGGGAACTTTTAGGATTGTCAGACATTCCAGATCGCTCCTGCGCCGAGGTCGATGACATCGCACGACGCCAGCTTCAACACGTGAAGCAACGCATCGCGCGGCTCGAAGCCTTGCGCGTCGAGTTGGCTCGGATGGTCCACGAATGCTCCGGTGGAACAGTAGGAGAATGTCGAGTTCTGGGAGTTCTGCGCGATCACGACGAGTGCCTGACACAGCATAATGAAATCGGAGCCTGAGCGTAGAATCGCGCCGCGCGAACCAACGGCAGAAAACCTCCATGGCAATGCAGAAAAACCCTTGAACCTCTAGCGGCTAGAGCGCCTAGGTCTCGATCAGAACGGGGTGGATTTAGGGATTTCGGCTCGCCCCAAGGGGGGCCGGCTTCATCCGGCAATCTCCTCCCCATAGACGAGCTGGAGCCGCCGCATGTCGCACGATCATGGTCACGTACATCTTGATCCGGCTTCGGGTGACCGGCGTGTCGCGGTGGCGATCTGGGCAAACGGCTTACTCACTATCGCGCAGATTTTGGGTGGAATCCTCTCCGGAAGCCTGGCGCTGATCGCGGACGCCATCCACAATCTATCCGACATGGCCTCGCTGGTCATCGCTTTCGCGGCGCGCAAGATCTCGCGACGTCCCGCGGATGCACGCATGACATTCGGCTATGGGCGTGTGGAAGTCGTGGCCGCATTAATCAATTACACCTCGCTGATTTTGATCGGGATCTACCTGATCTACGAGGGCATCATGCGCTTTATCGAGCCTTCCGAGGTCTCAGGCTGGACGGTCGTCATCCTCGGAGGTATCGCCCTGATCGTCGATGCCCTTACGGCCGCGCTGACCTATTCGATGCAGAAGGGGAGCGTGAACATCCGCGCCCTCTTTCTGCACAACTTGTCCGACGCGCTCGCCTCCGTTGCGGTGATCGTCGCTGGAAGCCTGATCCTGCTTTATGACTTGTACTGGATCGATCCGGCCATCACGCTCGGGATCGCAGCCTATATCCTCTATCTCGCGCTAACTGAGATCGGCGGGCCGATCCGAACACTGATGCTGGGCTGCCCTCCGGAGTTGGATGCGGAGGCGGTCATCGCGGCCGTGGAAGAGATCGACGGCGTGGAGGAACTGCACCATGTGCATCTGTGGCAGATGGAAGAACACCAAGCGGCCTTCGACGCGCATGTCGTCCTCCTCACCGATCGCTGGAACGAAGCGGAAAACGTGAAGCGCGCGATCAAGATCCACCTTCGAGACGCATTCGATATCGATCATACGACGCTCGAACTGGAGCGGGCCGATCACCGGCATCGCGAAGCTGCACAACTCGGACATGAAGATGCTGGATCGGCCCAAGGCACCTAACTAACACGACACAAATCACGGAGACCACAATGCGTCGCACACTGCTTTCGTTCCTGCTGACGGCGACCGCTGCCCTACCCCTCTCTGCTCACGAGTTTTCGGGCAAGGATCTGGAGATCGGGCATCCCTACACTCATCCCATGCCCAGCGTCGCACCGACGGCGATCGCCTATCTGACGGTGACCAATACGGGCACCGAACCCGATCGATTGGTCGCGGTCGAGGCGACGAATTTCGAAGGCGCGAGCCTCCACCGGACCGAAATTGCGGACGGCATCGCACGGATGCGATCACAGCCTGAAGGCATCGTCATTCCGCCCGGCGAAACCATCGCGTTCGAGCCCAATGGCTACCATGTCATGCTCGAAGGTTTGGGCGGCGATCCTATCGAGCTGGACGAGACCTTCCCTGCGGTCTTGGTCTTCCAGCGTGCTGGCAACGTCGAGATCGTCATCAACGTCGATCCT
Proteins encoded in this region:
- a CDS encoding M23 family metallopeptidase; the protein is MNKIGTMGLLGLASIMTVGGTTAWRMPMAEPPRILSAAPTSLAAPAEPAAPKVAVAMAETRPVTLQPYLDLPDIPSSLEAIRAALALPPWSKTLDPGDTLGSMLEAAGVDSPMKSAITDALASEYDLRKLKPGYELRVLYGSTPVPVSVELAVGEGKTIEVTLGSTVSARTIEPEAEQVARAGALEVEGSIYASLDRAGVPTGFANDLGRILDGFVDMRRDLQGGERLSILWDETMLPDGTAVGRPTMRYAAVDVEGMLYEVLWPSEDAGSRHSIYRNGALLKDLVPPVENARLSSVFGPRRHPIFGDMRQHTGVDYAAMRGTPVKSTAAGRIAFVGWRGGYGKVVEITHGNDTMTRYAHLDAIRPGLSAGDVVAADDPIGVVGDTGTATGPNLHFEVRIGGRPVDPIAHQGDGFDKRPDGQRAKAALAATRADFAALAEIDA
- a CDS encoding SCO family protein, encoding MRRTFLASGAVVAALVFALLLGWWQVDGPGADQAQTDDPRPLPLTEMSFTLTDQSGRNVGPDTLAGKPALVFFGFTHCPEICPTTLSDISGWLDELGTDAERITPVLITVDPERDTVEILSEYVGFFHSAIQGWTGTPPETAKAAAGFRVGYRKVPLEEDYTMDHTAGVFLFDATGRFVTAIDYHEPRDFALPKIRRAFQNEEAGQ
- a CDS encoding thioredoxin domain-containing protein; this translates as MTTKTTLLAILAVALTLFAGGTWYMGRPDTAAIATAEPVQAQDALVRGHSPILGREDAPVTIVEFFDPACEACRRFHPIVKGILEDHPDDVRVVVRYTPFHGEASEVAVKVLEAARMQGVFLPVMDALLEAQPRWASHGGANIALIMEVAVAAGLDAEAAETQMRAPDVIGVLNQDRADVEAVGIRGTPTFFVNGKPLPEFGAAQLIAMVEAEVAATTD
- a CDS encoding disulfide bond formation protein B, which translates into the protein MTVISTGSALDGTATRYLLIAWVLALGSSLAVLFIGEVLGQMPCTLCWYQRAFMFPLAIVLGVAVWREDTKVWVYALPLAAGGVLIAGYHMALYVGLVPAPITPCSDTGPSCTDDGMLFLGLPIPMMALGAFAAIGFFLLPLRRIAT
- a CDS encoding SCO family protein codes for the protein MSKLRLVLWTAVAVALVGVGFLALAPSRVTSIPFLVAPEADGVQARFELTDQNGMVQTRDEFRGRWMLIFFGFTNCPDICPTGLATISAAMDNLGADREQVQPIFVTVDPSRDTPSRLKEYLAFFDPAIVGLGGTDTQLERTAGAFKIYYERVEDEGAPDGYTMGHAPNLLLFDDEGVFVRTFDRNATPSEVADDLRGRI
- a CDS encoding helix-turn-helix domain-containing protein; protein product: MLTIGDLSRRTGTKVQTIRYYEKIGIMPEPGRTEGNQRRYGSDELDRLSFIRHARQLGFSLDAIRELLGLSDIPDRSCAEVDDIARRQLQHVKQRIARLEALRVELARMVHECSGGTVGECRVLGVLRDHDECLTQHNEIGA
- a CDS encoding cation diffusion facilitator family transporter, with product MSHDHGHVHLDPASGDRRVAVAIWANGLLTIAQILGGILSGSLALIADAIHNLSDMASLVIAFAARKISRRPADARMTFGYGRVEVVAALINYTSLILIGIYLIYEGIMRFIEPSEVSGWTVVILGGIALIVDALTAALTYSMQKGSVNIRALFLHNLSDALASVAVIVAGSLILLYDLYWIDPAITLGIAAYILYLALTEIGGPIRTLMLGCPPELDAEAVIAAVEEIDGVEELHHVHLWQMEEHQAAFDAHVVLLTDRWNEAENVKRAIKIHLRDAFDIDHTTLELERADHRHREAAQLGHEDAGSAQGT
- a CDS encoding copper chaperone PCu(A)C, which produces MRRTLLSFLLTATAALPLSAHEFSGKDLEIGHPYTHPMPSVAPTAIAYLTVTNTGTEPDRLVAVEATNFEGASLHRTEIADGIARMRSQPEGIVIPPGETIAFEPNGYHVMLEGLGGDPIELDETFPAVLVFQRAGNVEIVINVDPRGAGISGGDHSDQSDMEGMGDDPNDHDEMDEED